GGGCGGAGTTTATCGTAAAACTTCCCTATGAAATACCACCCCAAGAGTTAACAGGTGAGTCATGAAAGAAGGCGGCAAAAAAGTTTTAGTCATCGATGATGAGGCCTCTATTCGAAAGCTCTTACGCGTCAGTCTTGAGGGGAATGGTTATCAGGTGGAAGAGGCCGCCTTGGGACGTGAAGGAATTTCTTTGGCGGCGTCATTGCGACCTGATGTTGTTCTTTTAGATCTCGGGTTGCCCGATGTTCAAGGTCTGGAGGTGCTTAGAGAAATTCGCGGCTGGAGTCGGGTGCCGATAATCGTCTTAACGGTCCAGGATTCCGACAGCGACAAGGTCAGCGCCTTGGATGGAGGGGCGGACGACTATATTACGAAGCCCTTCAGTCTTCCTGAACTCTTGGTGCGTATGCGCGTGGCCCTTCGTCATGCTTCGGCCTCTATTTCTGAAAAATCAGAGTTTCGTAGTGGTCCTTTAAAAATGGATTTTCCCGGGCACTTGGTAACGGTGGATGAAGTGCATATCAAGCTGACCAGCACAGAGTTCAATATTCTCAAAGTTCTGATGCGCTATAAGGGGAAAGTGGTGACTCATCGGATGCTGCTGAATGAGGTCTGGGGGCCGAATTCAGTTGAACATACTCACTACCTACGAGTTTATGTGGGTGCTTTAAGGAAGAAGCTAAAAATTTCGGAAAACACGCCAGACATCATAGTGACTGAGGCTGGCGTGGGATATCGTCTTTTGGATCTTTGATTATTTCAAAATGGATTTTTTTAGTTGCGCGACGCCGTCGTCAGCGGGTTTGCCCAACCAGATAGAAAAGATTTTTTCGATAAATCCTGCGGGTCCTTTGACTTCGGTGACATTGCCGGCCGTTGTTTCATAGATGATGGACTCGCTGCCATCTTTTAGGTGAGAGCCCACGATGCTGAGAGCTTTTCCTTCTTTAGCTTCGCCGCCCTTGGCAACCGTGTCTAGGAATTGCTGGATGGATGCTTCCTGGGTATTGATTTTGTTCGCAGTGAGAGCTTCCTTGAAAGATTTCTGAACATTTTCTGCATCCACATCTCGTAGGAAATGAAGCTGGATGGCGACGGCTTTTTGCTCCTTCAAAGACGTTAAGGCCTCGCTGTCTGACTTTTTAAAAGTCGCGGGGGATGAAACGTAAAGCTGACCCACATAGACTTTCACGTTAACGAAAACCACCTTTTTAGCGCGCAGTCCAGCGCCGATAGACGTTAGTGTGACGGATTCACCTTCCACCTGCACGGAGGCTGACGGGGCCAAAGTCACTTTTTCAAGTTTGTCACCACCACTGGCTGGCGTCAGAAGGGCTGCCGAGGCGTTTACAGACAAAAGCACAGCGAATAAGGAAGCGCAAAGCAGTTTCATTGGGAATCCTTTCTTTTCAAGAGGCTTTTAGGATTTCAGCGGCGTGATCTAAATGTCAACGAGGAAAACTTTTGTTGGCAGTCTCTGGTCTGTACATTAAGCTTTTGTTTAACGCATGAGCGAGACCGAAAACACCCTTCTTTTTCGACAAAGGCTAGAGCTTCTGATTCTTAGTGATTCAGATGACGTTGTAAATCGCGCCAAGAAGGTGGTTTCGACGCATTTTCTGACTTTTCGCCAGCTCAGATTTGAAGAACTTCCCGAAGCTATATCGGGCGATCTGATGAAAGCGCAGCTGGTGTTGTTGGCGCAGGGACCTGACGAGAATCTGCAAAGTTTTTCCGAAAGAGTTGATAAAATTCTGCGGGGATTTCCGCGCTCACGTGTTGTGACTGTGATGGCGCCATCCTTTTCCCGAGAAAACTTGGAAGGAACGCAGAATCCGCGGGTGACGCCGCTTTCCCAGGCCGAGTTTTTTTCAACTTTAAAATTTGAATACGTTTGTTTGTATCGCTGTCGTTCGCAGTATTTTTCAATTCAAGTCGGTGATCTTTTTCCGATGACGAAGATGACCTTTCCCGCTTTTATTCGTCTATCCTTGAATCAAAGATATCTGGCGGTGCTTTACAGTAATACTCTTTTGACCGATGAAAGATGCCAGAGATTGAGTCAGGCCGAAGGGCTTTTTATTCAGATCAAAGACGTCGAAGGTTATCTGCAGTATATCGCGACTTACTATGATATGTCGGGGGCCGCTTTGAAAAAGCGCGCGCGGGCACTTTTTCTGAGTCTTTGCTATAAGTCGGTGTATCTTAATGAAAGTCTTCTTTTTGATTTTAAGATGCCGTCTGAGGCGCACCTTCAGGCTGTCTATGAAGATATAAAGAAAACAGCCTTGGAGCTTTTTCAAATCATGAAGTCGGACGAAAGCTTGTGGGATATTTTTCGCGAGGCTTTGCAGGATGATTTCTGGGAGTTGTGGCGAGCCCCGTGGGTGGCCGTGTATGGCGCGCTGATTTCGGTCAAAAGTGGTGTTGGTGACCCGATGACGGTGTTGTTGGCGGCTCTTTTGGCCGACGTCGGTCTTTATGATCTGGAAGAATCCGTGACCACAAGTTACTATCTTTCAGAAGATAAAAACGTTTCGCAAGAACAACAAAGTTCTTTCGAGAAACATCCTCTTTTGTCTTTAAACCGCTGTCTGATCAAAAAGCTTCCCTTAGAAGAATCTATCAAAACTGTCCTTGTCTGTACCCATGAGCGGGTCGACGAAAAAGGTTTCCCTAATCAAGTGCCTGCAGACAAGCTTCCACCCGAGGCTTCGATCGTTCTTTTTGCCGAAAAAATTGACAAAGCCGTGTTGACGACGATGCGCAAGACCGGCGTAGGCTTTCGTTTCTTAAAAGAAAAGCTCTGGGAGGCAGAAAGCACTTCGCCTGGCAGCTTTAGTGTCGATTTTTTAAATAAAATCAGTGAATCTTTACTTTAAAAGCCTCGTGAATGACACCTCTTGTAAGAAGCAGAATCCTTTTGCTCCTGAACGCGCTTTTGCATTTAATAAAATGGCGCAATTTTTTGAACAACAGAGGAGTCTTTAAATGCTTAAAAAGTTAGCATTGGCATTTTGCCTGGTGGCGTTTGCTGGAAGTGTTGAAGCCAAAGAGCTGACCAATCGTTTGGGGGTCGGAGTGAAGAAGAACACATCCCTGGATCTTCCGGAGCTTGCGGCCGTTTATCATCCCACTTCTGATATTTCTTTTGCTGGCGGATTGGGAATCGACACGCAAAAAGACTACTCCAAATTTTCTTTCAATGCGGGCGTTCGTCGCACGGTTTTCAAAGAAGAGCATATGAATTTCTACATGGGTGGTTCTTTGGGATTGGTGAACTTTGAAACGGCTGGAGATAAAGAATCCGGTTTCGAACTTAACGCTTTGTTTGGTGGCGAGTTCTTCTTTACCGGTCTGGATTCATTGGCATTCACTTTCGAAGGCGGTGTAGGAGTAATTTCTGCTGACAATGTTCGTTTCAGAACTATTGCCGATGGACCTTTTAACGCCGGTATCATCTTTTATTTCTAATCAGGAGACTTAAATGAAAAAAGTTATTCATACAGACAATGCTCCCAAAGCTGTCGGACCCTATTCTCAGGCTGTGCAAATGGGGGATTTTTTGTTCTGCTCTGGACAGATTTCTATCGACCCCAAAACAAACGAAGTCTTTACGGGCGACATCAAAACGCAAACGCAGATGGTGATGAAAAATGTTGAAGCTGTGTTGGCAGCCGCGAACATGAATTTTTCAAACATCGTGAAGACGACTATTTTCATCACGAATATGAATGATTTTGCGACGGTGAATGAGGTTTACGCCCAGTTCTTCAAAGAAGCTCCTCCAGCTCGCTCAACAGTGGCGGTGGCCGGTCTTCCTAAAGGTGTGAACGTTGAAATCGAAGTTTTGGCGCATCGCTAAAATCTTATTGCGGTCTCGGCCTTTTTGGGTGCTTTTGATTTTCGTGGGGACGGTCTTTTACCGTTTCTACGATGAGTATCAAAATGTCCAGCGCGAGACCGTGCAATCCTGGTTGAAGACGCCGGCGGCTGATTGTGCCGTGGTGCTCACCGGGGGAGCCGGGCGAGTCCGCGAAGGATTCGATCTTCTGGCAAATCAGAACGTAAAAAAACTGGTGATCTCGGGTGTCTATTCAAATGCGCGCCTTCGCGAGATCATGCCTGTGTGGCCGTTCTATGGCAACCTGACGGAAAATGACGTCGTTTTAGATCGCCGTTCCGAAACCACTTACGGCAATGCTCAACAAAGTTTGCCGATCGTGGAAGCCCTGAAATGCCGGGATATTTTATTGGTGACCTCACGCCTTCATATGTACCGATCCTATCGCACCTTTCGGGCAACCTTTCCCGAGAACATCTACATAAAAAAGCACGCCATCATCGGCGGTCGTTACGAGTCTTCAGTCTGGGAAACCTCTTTTGAAGCTCTGAAATCTTTGTTTTACTCTTTCTGGGCGTATTAAAACTCGACCCTTGTCTAATCCCTTTTTCTTGTAAAAACACCGATAAGTTTTTGAGAAATTAAGGGGATAGGCATGACTTCTTTACTGGCGCAGATTGATTCGCTAGGGAGATTTGTTACAAAAAATGTGGAATACACGGTGCGTGTGTTCCTGATGGTCTATCTTTCTTTGCGTGCCACGGTCTTGGATAAGGCTCAGGGGTTCCGCCAGATTGTGGGCGTCCTTTCTGCACAGATTTATTTCACTGGATGGCAGGCTTTACCGTTGATTTCCGTGCTGGCCTTAGGGGTTGGCGCCGTCATGATTCTACAATCGCTTTCGAATCTAACATTATTGGGTGGCACTCAGATGATTGGCAGTTTTCTGATTGTCATGGTCTTGCGTGAAGCGGGTCCGTTGTTAGTGGCTTTGGTTGTCATTGCGCGATCCGGGACGGCGGTGGCGTCAGAGATCGGGAACATGCGCGCCAATCGGGAAATCGAAGCTTTAGAAAGCATGGGTATCAATCCGCTCAGTTTCATTGTCTTTCCCCGTGTGGTGGGGGGCGTTTTGAGTGTCTTGGGTTTGGCTTTTTACTTCAATGCGATCGCGTTGATTGGCGGATTTCTGGTCACCTGTTTTGTGCAGGATATGTCATTGACGTTCTACACGGATTCTTTGATGAAAGCCTTCGCCAAAGAGGATGTTTTGATTTTCTTCCTGAAGAATGGGTTCAGCGGCGTGATCATTTTCGTCGTATCTTGTTATCAGGGTCTTTCGGTAAAGCGTTCGCCTCACGAGGTGCCGCAAGTCACCACTCAGGCCGTGGTGAATAGTATTATTTTCGTGATTATTTTTAATCTTATGGTTTCAGCTTTGTTTTATTTAAATCAACTTCGCAGTCTAGGGGTGGTCTGATGAAAATCGAAAGTCTTAAATTTGAAGGCGTGACGTTCACACATGACGGACAGGATCCGATTGTTCAGAACGTGGATTTTGACTTCCCTATGAATGAAATTCTTTGGGTGAAGGCGGAAGAGGGGGCTGGCAAAAGTTCCCTGCTGCAGATCTTAGCGGGTTTGCAAATACCTCAATCGGGTAAATACCTTATCAATGGCGAAAATGTCTGCGATATGTCGTTTGAAGAGTTTTTACCCTATCGCTTGCAGATCGGCTACTCCTTTGACTACGGCGGTCTGATCAACAACCGCAGTTTATTCGACAATCTGATGTTGCCGCTTCTTTATCATAAGGTGGTGTCTCCCGAAGAGGCGAAGGCTCGTGTTGAAGACTTGCTGAAAGAATTTGGAGTGGAAAAATTTGCATCTGAGCGTCCGGCCCATGTTCCTGGTCGCATTCGCAAATTAACCTGTCTGTTGCGTGCGTTGGTGATGCGGCCTCAAATTTTACTTTTGGATGATCCAAGCGTGGGGCTGGGGCAGGACAGCGTTTACGCCTTTGTGGATCACGTCCACAGACTGCGTAAAGAAGGGCACTGCAATCATGTTTTCATCAGCTCTTATGATGAAAAATTTATGAATTTATTTGCATACCAGATTATTCATTTGGACGAAGGGCAATTGTACTTCCAGGCCGTCGATCCAGAGAAAAGAGTTGTTCATCTATGATGAAGGTGAAGTTTAATAAGTTTGAACGAGTGGCCGGACTTTTCATTGTCGTGGCGATCTTCGGAATTATTTTGACGGCGATCAGTGCTGCCGTCAAACAAGGCTGGTTTGAGCCGAAGGTTCGTTATTCAACGACGTTTGAAAATGCCGATGGTCTTCATCAGGGGACACTGGTGCAGATGTCGGGTTTGCGAGCCGGCGCCGTGGAATCTGTTGAACTGGAAAGCGACAATCGTATTCGCGTCAGTTTTTATATCTTGGGAAAATTTCAAGATCGTGTGCGCGAAAACAGCACGGTGCAGTTGATTCGGCCCTTTGTTATCGGTGAGCGAGTGCTTGATTTGTCCGTTGGCAGTGAGCAGTTTGAAGTCATGCCGGCCTATAGCTCGGTCAAGTCATTGGAGACGGTGGACTTAATGACTTTGATGAGCGGCAAGAACATGAACTCATATTTAAGCAAGCTCGGTGGCATTTTGGAGAGTATGCAGGTTATTATGGATGCCTTTGCGGATAAGAGCCGTGCTGAAAGCATGGTTCGCGTGTTTGACCGCCTGGATCCGCTGATGAAGAATTTAAATACCATGTCGATGGAAGTGATTAAGCTTTCCCGTCAGGCCACCCATGACGATGGTGTGCAAAAGCTGGTCGGAAATCTGGCGGTAACAACTCAGGAAATCAATCGTATCTTGCCCGAGTTGAACGAAGAAAATCCGCAGTTGGCTAAAGACCTCGCTGTCATGACTCAAAATCTGGCGACTGTGACCAGGGCCTTAGGGCCCGCGGTGAAGGCGGTAGAGCCTGAGCTTCCGGGAGCCAGTGTCAGATTGGTAGAGGCTTTGAATGAAACCGTGGTGGTTTTAAAAGCCATGCAGAAAAGTTTCTTCATGCGGGGAAGTGTCCGAGAGGTCCTCGACGAAGAAGCCTCACATCGTTTGCCAGCCAATACCCAAGACGCAAAATAGTACTTTTGCGTCTTGTTAGCGCTCCGTGGCTTGAATCTGCGTCTTTGCGAACTATCATAGACTCATGTTAGTGGGTCACCTTTTCCGTCATTTTATTTTTTCCAAAAGAGCAGGTTCTTTAGTTAAAAGAATTTCCTGGCTTTCGATGATTGGTATTGCCATCAGTGTGACGGCTTTTTTGGTGGTGCTCTTTGTAATGAATGGCATGAATGCGACGATTAAAAAACGCATTCTGGGTTTAGAGCCGCATCTTTACGTCCAGGCCGCAGGGACTTCCAGTGCCGCGATGCTGGAGGCGCATCCGGTGTTTCAACGTCTGAAAGAAAATCCTGAAAACAAAGCCTATGTTTATGAAACCCAGGATGTGATTATCCGCAGTCAGGATGGTCAGTTTCGTGGTGGCATTGCCCGGGGGGTGACTCGAGAAAGCCTGGGGTATTTCATTGAACAGCTTCAGCAGATGGAACGCCCTCAGCGCCCCAGTGATTCGCCGTCCTACTTCTGGGATCCCCAGGATGTTCCTGAAGAGGGCGAGATTATCATGGGTGTGGATTTAGCCCAGTCTTTAGGGGTTTTTGAAGGGGACTATGTGACTTTGGTGTCACCGTCGGGTTTGTTGTTGCCTCCAGGAGAAACGCCAAAGTTTGAGCGTTTGCGCGTGAAAAGAATTGTGACCACAAGTCTTGCGGACGTGGATGCCCAGTATGTTTTTTATCAGCGTGGAAAAGCGTTGAACTCTTTGGTGGAAGAAGGCATGCGCAAGTTGGGTATTGAGGTGTGGTTACCTGCGGGTGTCGCTGTGGATACCGTGAAAGAGGACTTGCTAAAATTCGATGGCGTTCATGTCGAAACTTGGATGGATCGAAATTCTGCGCTCTTGTATGCTCTGAAGTTGGAAAAGCTCACTATTGGAACTTTTTTGGGATTGGCGGGAATGATTGCCGCGAGTTCTATCTTAACAGTGCTGGCCCTTTTGCTTTCGCAAAAAAGACGCGATATCGCCATTCTACGAACTATTGGTTTTTCAGGGAAGCAAACCGTGCGTACCTTTACGCAATTGGGTTTTATTCTGGCCTCTGTCGGCGTTCTAACAGGTGTGATTCTGGGGACAGGTTTAAGTCTTTATATCGAAGCCAACCCTATACAATTGGCGGCTTCGCAGATCTACTATGATCCTAGTATCCCGGCCTTGGTGGATTTTACTTTGGTCTTCGGAGTTCTTTTGGTCAGCGCTTTGATCGCCTGGTTTGGGTCCTATATCCCGGCGCGAACAGCATCAGAGGTGCAACCCTCTGATGCCTTAAGAATGAAATAACTAAACACTCACTTGATAGTCGCGAAGAGCGTCGGTCAAAGATGTCTTTAAGTCGGTGCTTGGCTTTCTTTTACCAATGATCAATGCGCACGGAACACCGTATGTGCCTGAAGCAAATTCTTTCATCTGAGTTCCCGGAATGACAACGCAGTTAGCAGGGACTCGGCCTTTGTATTCGACCGGGGTAGGGCCTGTGACATCAATGATTTTAGTGCTGGCAGTGATGGTCACGCCGGCGCCAAGAACCGCGCCTTCTTCAATCAAGGCACCTTCGACAACGATGCAACGGCTGCCGATAAAAACATTGTCTTCGACGATGACGGGAGAGGCCTGAACGGGTTCAAGAACCCCACCGATGCCGACGCCACCAGAAAGATGCACATTCTTGCCGATTTGTGCGCATGAGCCGACGGTGGCCCAAGTGTCGACCATGGTGCCTGATCCGACGTAAGCTCCGATATTGACATAAGAGGGCATAAGGATGGCGCCTTTTTCAATAAAGCAACCTTTGCGTGCAAGTGCATGAGGGACAACGCGAACGCCTTCTTCTTCGCTCCACTGTTTCACTGGAATCTTGTCGAAGTAAGTGAAGTCGCCCGCCGTCATCACATCCATTTTTTGAATTCGGAAGTACAGCAAGATGGCCTTTTTTATCCACTCGTGAGTGATCCAACCACTGGCAGTCTTTTCACAAACACGCAGGCGGCCTGAGTCCAAACCTTCGATGGTTTCGAAAATAGATTTCAGTTCGGTTGTCGTCATGGTGTCGACAGTTTTTCCGTTCTGAACATCAGCGTAGATCTGTGTCACTTCATTCTGCATTGCAATCTCCTCTAGTCTTACTGTTCCAAAACTTTCAATGACTCTAAAATGGCCGGAACGTGAATCTCGATGATTTTTTCGGCGGAAAGACCCCGTTCAATTTCATAGGTCAGAGTGGGAAGGTTTCGCTCTAGCCCCGTATAAG
This sequence is a window from Bdellovibrio sp. ArHS. Protein-coding genes within it:
- a CDS encoding FtsX-like permease family protein — encoded protein: MLVGHLFRHFIFSKRAGSLVKRISWLSMIGIAISVTAFLVVLFVMNGMNATIKKRILGLEPHLYVQAAGTSSAAMLEAHPVFQRLKENPENKAYVYETQDVIIRSQDGQFRGGIARGVTRESLGYFIEQLQQMERPQRPSDSPSYFWDPQDVPEEGEIIMGVDLAQSLGVFEGDYVTLVSPSGLLLPPGETPKFERLRVKRIVTTSLADVDAQYVFYQRGKALNSLVEEGMRKLGIEVWLPAGVAVDTVKEDLLKFDGVHVETWMDRNSALLYALKLEKLTIGTFLGLAGMIAASSILTVLALLLSQKRRDIAILRTIGFSGKQTVRTFTQLGFILASVGVLTGVILGTGLSLYIEANPIQLAASQIYYDPSIPALVDFTLVFGVLLVSALIAWFGSYIPARTASEVQPSDALRMK
- a CDS encoding 2,3,4,5-tetrahydropyridine-2,6-dicarboxylate N-succinyltransferase, which produces MQNEVTQIYADVQNGKTVDTMTTTELKSIFETIEGLDSGRLRVCEKTASGWITHEWIKKAILLYFRIQKMDVMTAGDFTYFDKIPVKQWSEEEGVRVVPHALARKGCFIEKGAILMPSYVNIGAYVGSGTMVDTWATVGSCAQIGKNVHLSGGVGIGGVLEPVQASPVIVEDNVFIGSRCIVVEGALIEEGAVLGAGVTITASTKIIDVTGPTPVEYKGRVPANCVVIPGTQMKEFASGTYGVPCALIIGKRKPSTDLKTSLTDALRDYQVSV
- a CDS encoding HD domain-containing phosphohydrolase translates to MSETENTLLFRQRLELLILSDSDDVVNRAKKVVSTHFLTFRQLRFEELPEAISGDLMKAQLVLLAQGPDENLQSFSERVDKILRGFPRSRVVTVMAPSFSRENLEGTQNPRVTPLSQAEFFSTLKFEYVCLYRCRSQYFSIQVGDLFPMTKMTFPAFIRLSLNQRYLAVLYSNTLLTDERCQRLSQAEGLFIQIKDVEGYLQYIATYYDMSGAALKKRARALFLSLCYKSVYLNESLLFDFKMPSEAHLQAVYEDIKKTALELFQIMKSDESLWDIFREALQDDFWELWRAPWVAVYGALISVKSGVGDPMTVLLAALLADVGLYDLEESVTTSYYLSEDKNVSQEQQSSFEKHPLLSLNRCLIKKLPLEESIKTVLVCTHERVDEKGFPNQVPADKLPPEASIVLFAEKIDKAVLTTMRKTGVGFRFLKEKLWEAESTSPGSFSVDFLNKISESLL
- a CDS encoding response regulator produces the protein MKEGGKKVLVIDDEASIRKLLRVSLEGNGYQVEEAALGREGISLAASLRPDVVLLDLGLPDVQGLEVLREIRGWSRVPIIVLTVQDSDSDKVSALDGGADDYITKPFSLPELLVRMRVALRHASASISEKSEFRSGPLKMDFPGHLVTVDEVHIKLTSTEFNILKVLMRYKGKVVTHRMLLNEVWGPNSVEHTHYLRVYVGALRKKLKISENTPDIIVTEAGVGYRLLDL
- a CDS encoding YdcF family protein: MKSKFWRIAKILLRSRPFWVLLIFVGTVFYRFYDEYQNVQRETVQSWLKTPAADCAVVLTGGAGRVREGFDLLANQNVKKLVISGVYSNARLREIMPVWPFYGNLTENDVVLDRRSETTYGNAQQSLPIVEALKCRDILLVTSRLHMYRSYRTFRATFPENIYIKKHAIIGGRYESSVWETSFEALKSLFYSFWAY
- a CDS encoding RidA family protein, whose amino-acid sequence is MKKVIHTDNAPKAVGPYSQAVQMGDFLFCSGQISIDPKTNEVFTGDIKTQTQMVMKNVEAVLAAANMNFSNIVKTTIFITNMNDFATVNEVYAQFFKEAPPARSTVAVAGLPKGVNVEIEVLAHR
- a CDS encoding ABC transporter permease, yielding MTSLLAQIDSLGRFVTKNVEYTVRVFLMVYLSLRATVLDKAQGFRQIVGVLSAQIYFTGWQALPLISVLALGVGAVMILQSLSNLTLLGGTQMIGSFLIVMVLREAGPLLVALVVIARSGTAVASEIGNMRANREIEALESMGINPLSFIVFPRVVGGVLSVLGLAFYFNAIALIGGFLVTCFVQDMSLTFYTDSLMKAFAKEDVLIFFLKNGFSGVIIFVVSCYQGLSVKRSPHEVPQVTTQAVVNSIIFVIIFNLMVSALFYLNQLRSLGVV
- a CDS encoding ATP-binding cassette domain-containing protein, whose protein sequence is MKIESLKFEGVTFTHDGQDPIVQNVDFDFPMNEILWVKAEEGAGKSSLLQILAGLQIPQSGKYLINGENVCDMSFEEFLPYRLQIGYSFDYGGLINNRSLFDNLMLPLLYHKVVSPEEAKARVEDLLKEFGVEKFASERPAHVPGRIRKLTCLLRALVMRPQILLLDDPSVGLGQDSVYAFVDHVHRLRKEGHCNHVFISSYDEKFMNLFAYQIIHLDEGQLYFQAVDPEKRVVHL
- a CDS encoding MlaD family protein; translation: MMKVKFNKFERVAGLFIVVAIFGIILTAISAAVKQGWFEPKVRYSTTFENADGLHQGTLVQMSGLRAGAVESVELESDNRIRVSFYILGKFQDRVRENSTVQLIRPFVIGERVLDLSVGSEQFEVMPAYSSVKSLETVDLMTLMSGKNMNSYLSKLGGILESMQVIMDAFADKSRAESMVRVFDRLDPLMKNLNTMSMEVIKLSRQATHDDGVQKLVGNLAVTTQEINRILPELNEENPQLAKDLAVMTQNLATVTRALGPAVKAVEPELPGASVRLVEALNETVVVLKAMQKSFFMRGSVREVLDEEASHRLPANTQDAK
- a CDS encoding chalcone isomerase family protein, which encodes MKLLCASLFAVLLSVNASAALLTPASGGDKLEKVTLAPSASVQVEGESVTLTSIGAGLRAKKVVFVNVKVYVGQLYVSSPATFKKSDSEALTSLKEQKAVAIQLHFLRDVDAENVQKSFKEALTANKINTQEASIQQFLDTVAKGGEAKEGKALSIVGSHLKDGSESIIYETTAGNVTEVKGPAGFIEKIFSIWLGKPADDGVAQLKKSILK